GGCTATTATATAACAGAGAAAATGAAAGCAAAATTGAAATGACAACAAACGCAATAATCTCAAAAGTCTGGTCCTTCTGCAACACCCTCCGAGATGATGGTGTGAGTTATGGCGATTACCTTGAACAACTAACTTATCTGCTTTTTCTGAAAATGGCGGATGAATATTCCAAACCACCTTATAAAAGAAAACTACCGATACCCAAAGAATATGCCTGGGAAAGTTTAGTGGAAAAACGAGGTGCCGAACTGGAATCACATTACACAAAACTATTGCGCGAACTTGGCAAAGAAAAAGGAATACTTGGACAGATATTTACCAAAAGCCAGAACAAAATTCAGGATCCAGCCAAGCTATACAAGCTCATTGACATGATAGACAAAGAGAACTGGGTAATGATGGGCGCAGATGTGAAAGGCGATATTTATGAAGGACTGTTAGAGAAAAATGCCGAAGATACCAAGAGCGGCGCCGGGCAATATTTTACGCCCCGTGCGCTGATCCGTGCCATGGTGGAATGCCTGCAACCCGAACCAAAGAAAACCATTTCCGATCCTGCCTGTGGCACCGGTGGTTTTTTTCTGGCAGCTTATGATTTTCTGGTAAAAAACCATGACCTTGATAAAGATCAAAAGGAATTTCTGAAATTCAAAACCTTTACCGGCAACGAAATTGTGGCCAACACCCGCCGTCTCGCATTGATGAACCTCTTTCTGCACAACATCGGCGATATAGACAGCGAAAATTTTATTTCCTCAGCGGATTCTTTGGTTGCCGATCCCGGAACGCGGGTAGATTATGTGCTTACCAACCCTCCTTTCGGTAAAAAAAGCAGTATGACCTTCACCAACGAAGAAGGCGAACAGGAAAAAGAAGACCTCACATACAACCGCCAGGACTTTTGGGCAAGCACGAGCAACAAACAATTGAATTTTGTTCAGCATATAAAGACATTATTGAAGACTACCGGCAAGGCAGCCGTTGTTGTCCCCGACAATGTGCTGTTTGAGGGTGGCGCCGGGGAGACTGTCCGCAAAAAATTACTGGAGACAACCGACCTGCATACCATTTTGCGCCTGCCTACCGGTATTTTTTATGCGCAGGGTGTCAAAGCAAATGTACTATTCTTCGATGCCAAGCCTGCTGCAAAAAATCCGTGGACAAAAGAGGTCTGGTTTTATGATTACAGAACCAACATTCATCACACGTTAAAGAAAAATCCGCTCAAGTTGGATGATCTGACGGACTTTATCAAGTGCTATAATCCAAAAAACAGGTTCAAAAGAAAAGAGACATGGAATGCAGACACAAACCCTGAAGGCCGCTGGCGCAAATTCACTTACGATGATATCATAAATCGTGATAAAACCAGTCTTGACATCACCTGGATCAAAGATAAATCACTCGCCGACCTTGATAATTTACCCGATCCGGATGTTTTGGCCATGGAAATCATCGAAAATCTTGAAGCCGGGCTTGAAAGTTTCCGGGAAATTGC
The Bacteroidales bacterium genome window above contains:
- a CDS encoding type I restriction-modification system subunit M; its protein translation is MTTNAIISKVWSFCNTLRDDGVSYGDYLEQLTYLLFLKMADEYSKPPYKRKLPIPKEYAWESLVEKRGAELESHYTKLLRELGKEKGILGQIFTKSQNKIQDPAKLYKLIDMIDKENWVMMGADVKGDIYEGLLEKNAEDTKSGAGQYFTPRALIRAMVECLQPEPKKTISDPACGTGGFFLAAYDFLVKNHDLDKDQKEFLKFKTFTGNEIVANTRRLALMNLFLHNIGDIDSENFISSADSLVADPGTRVDYVLTNPPFGKKSSMTFTNEEGEQEKEDLTYNRQDFWASTSNKQLNFVQHIKTLLKTTGKAAVVVPDNVLFEGGAGETVRKKLLETTDLHTILRLPTGIFYAQGVKANVLFFDAKPAAKNPWTKEVWFYDYRTNIHHTLKKNPLKLDDLTDFIKCYNPKNRFKRKETWNADTNPEGRWRKFTYDDIINRDKTSLDITWIKDKSLADLDNLPDPDVLAMEIIENLEAGLESFREIANCLNKKDNV